Proteins encoded in a region of the Balaenoptera ricei isolate mBalRic1 chromosome 19, mBalRic1.hap2, whole genome shotgun sequence genome:
- the CCDC97 gene encoding coiled-coil domain-containing protein 97: METVATVTATATAATEPGEGCAEPSPGHWGELSWTPVPSRPQDKAEAAEGAPRALDTDPPEVEDAAVSAMLRAVAASRLPVCSQQQGEPDLTEQEKVAILGQLYHEKPLVFLERFRTGLREEHLACFGHLRGDHRADFYCAEVARQGSTRPRTLRTRLRNRRYAALRELIQGGEYFSDEQMRFRAPLLYEQYIGQYLTLEELSARTPAHQPPKPGPPGTPACPLSDLLLQSYQERELQQRLLQQQEEEEACLEEEEEEEDSDEEDQRPGVDSEAWVPDSEERLILREEFTSRMHQHFLDGKDGDFDYSTVDDNPDFDNLDIVARDEEERYFDEEEPEDAPSPELDGD; the protein is encoded by the exons ATGGAAACCGTAGCGACAGTGACTGCGACTGCGACGGCGGCGACGGAACCCGGTGAAG gctGCGCGGAGCCCAGTCCTGGGCACTGGGGGGAGCTGAGCTGGACGCCGGTCCCATCCAGACCCCAGGACAAGGCAGAAGCAGCAGAGGGAGCGCCAAGGGCCCTAGACACTGACCCCCCAGAGGTCGAGGACGCGGCAGTGAGTGCCATGCTGCGCGCCGTGGCTGCCAGCCGCCTGCCCGTGTGCAGCCAGCAGCAGGGCGAGCCCGACCTGACCGAGCAGGAGAAGGTGGCCATCCTGGGCCAGCTGTACCACGAGAAGCCACTGGTGTTCCTGGAGCGCTTCCGCACGGGCCTCCGGGAGGAGCACCtggcctgctttggccacttgcGCGGTGACCACCGCGCGGACTTCTACTGCGCCGAGGTGGCCCGGCAAGGCAGCACCCGACCCCGCACCCTGCGCACCCGCCTGCGTAACCGCCGCTACGCTGCCCTGCGTGAGCTCATCCAAG GGGGCGAGTACTTCAGCGACGAGCAGATGCGGTTTCGGGCCCCGCTGCTGTACGAGCAGTACATCGGGCAGTACCTGACCCTAGAGGAGCTCAGCGCCCGCACCCCGGCCCACCAGCCGCCCAAGCCCGGCCCCCCCGGCACTCCCGCCTGCCCGCTCTCCGACCTGCTGCTCCAGTCCTACCAGGAGCGGGAGCTGCAGCAGCGGCTGCTCcagcagcaggaggaggaggaggcctgcctggaggaggaggaagaggaggaggacagcGACGAGGAAG ACCAGAGGCCTGGCGTAGACTCGGAGGCCTGGGTCCCCGACTCAGAAGAGAGGCTGATCCTGCGGGAAGAGTTCACCAGCCGGATGCACCAGCACTTCTTGGACGGCAAGGATGGAGACTTTGACTACAG CACCGTGGACGACAACCCTGACTTCGACAACCTGGACATAGTGGCCCGGGATGAAGAGGAGAGGTACTTCGATGAGGAGGAGCCCGAGGACGCACCCAGCCCAGAGCTGGACGGGGACTGA